One part of the Sorangiineae bacterium MSr11954 genome encodes these proteins:
- a CDS encoding ParB/RepB/Spo0J family partition protein, whose translation MATKKSSAAAKKPAATAKRAPARRKTPRKQKAQSAGLEPLGCALDAGDPAVQELEAVIAREGGLVVGRYKDPLGGFPMVFAVVPIDTIEPTPFQRDLSDTHHKRLAEVIQKTGRFLDPVITITAPPEQGGFWTPNGRHRLEAMRRLGAKAITVLVVPTREVAWQILALNTEKAHNLKERSLEVIRIYRGLLDEDDARAESGFAFYLEDPALVTLGVCYERSPRFAGGAYYPVLRRVQQFSDEPIREAIDVHEHLATLTLEVESNVAAAIAKLREKGLVSPYLRSFVVARINPLRWIQGELPPAEKVLTTMRDRAAKFNTEKVRQEDLARVSGGVPDEE comes from the coding sequence ATGGCCACCAAAAAGTCGAGCGCCGCCGCCAAGAAGCCCGCCGCCACCGCGAAGCGCGCGCCCGCGCGAAGGAAAACGCCGCGCAAGCAGAAGGCGCAATCCGCTGGGCTGGAGCCGTTGGGGTGCGCGCTCGACGCAGGCGATCCCGCGGTGCAGGAGCTCGAGGCGGTCATCGCGCGCGAGGGAGGCCTCGTAGTGGGGCGCTACAAGGATCCGCTGGGCGGCTTTCCCATGGTGTTCGCGGTGGTGCCCATCGACACGATCGAGCCCACACCATTTCAGCGCGACTTGAGCGATACGCATCACAAGCGCCTCGCGGAGGTGATTCAAAAGACGGGTCGCTTTCTCGATCCCGTCATCACCATCACCGCGCCGCCCGAGCAAGGCGGATTCTGGACGCCCAACGGCCGCCATCGCCTCGAGGCCATGCGGCGCCTCGGCGCAAAAGCCATTACGGTGCTGGTGGTGCCCACCCGCGAGGTCGCGTGGCAGATCCTGGCGCTCAACACGGAGAAGGCGCACAACCTCAAAGAGCGCTCGCTCGAGGTCATTCGCATCTACCGCGGATTGCTCGACGAAGACGACGCGCGCGCCGAATCGGGGTTTGCCTTCTACCTCGAAGACCCCGCGCTGGTGACCTTGGGCGTGTGCTACGAGCGCAGCCCGCGCTTCGCCGGCGGCGCCTACTACCCCGTGCTACGAAGGGTTCAGCAGTTCTCGGACGAACCGATCCGCGAGGCCATCGACGTGCACGAGCACCTCGCCACCTTGACCTTGGAGGTCGAATCCAACGTGGCCGCCGCCATCGCCAAGCTGCGCGAAAAGGGGCTCGTCAGCCCCTACCTGCGCTCGTTCGTGGTCGCGCGCATCAACCCTCTGCGATGGATTCAAGGGGAGCTGCCGCCCGCCGAAAAGGTGCTCACCACCATGCGCGACCGCGCCGCCAAGTTCAACACCGAGAAGGTCCGGCAAGAGGATCTCGCGCGCGTGAGCGGCGGCGTCCCCGACGAGGAGTGA
- a CDS encoding carboxypeptidase-like regulatory domain-containing protein has product MQSNFAPGQGAVHGYIDAQIGEKGTIALPDATVRLRRVSDALMTAPVRTDVKGFFIAPGVPSGTYTTCITAAGFTSGCSNAQFLVKSGKISNPPHAVFSPNRVPVYGRVSLSDKSDVRYENQLFATEVDTFVRASTPGGALVAGPVRANARGEYVIGGLPPGANYRILATSESSNVEKTVALATSPLKNDMSFGNRRPQVSEVNALQGGKGVRHVEAGSKVTVTAQAGDPDGGALHYRWIAPGGSCPPTDAPSVECTMPASLGTQSIFVQVSDGIGEYAVGRVRVAVGPAISLFSGTLVDGAAKVPGAEVKVNGVSVVSDANGAFAVTVPEKDRYVLTIRKDGYQLISKVFLEERTGAVYKLLKADKTPLDPTKDNLITVMPPRDETGGQSGFKAVSLLIKAGSIVDESGHPVVTPAFAFTSRFDHLFDKFDRMPGDYGAIDSSGQDVTLTSYGAIEVNLRGPAGEKYNIMPGKPADLEYEVHASQIGSAPASMPLWYYNEDKGLWEEDGKATLVGTRYKTQAKHFSAINVDIAKTNATCLKLVVDQTTLSVPFNIRLTVPGSPPAVRDRAVTENVTAIVRLPPNVAGTTIDVLDGSNNPIPNSHRVFSTGNAVAAGTNLSLAAPYNDCITPPSPPVTLGLDLPQDPNPTYLSYLSNPGANDAAKDAYASTYYTAIGADADLTAWKNRNDFGAGDDASAFYFNAGDLEFGRSMHMRRRADGSIAYYVTNFKNADLALGGLSTDVIATVAMEYSAYPSVLPGAPKFTKFYVFDKTDARVNKAELDNRGDKYVPGLCMVCHGGTFPADITAGPTPGDVAARFIPFDLKSFAYPAMLARPAQEQNFRKLNEGVYLHTNATDSQKALIEAWYAPGGVSSPGEVQHDGIANIPFLWNSGTTAADKSFYYDVVRPSCRSCHNSRIPDFDLDWGSPAAIANRATGVNNAVCSGGYMPQAFVTWRNFWHSTTPSQPATVASYMTSLGVGGGTCTGP; this is encoded by the coding sequence GTGCAAAGCAACTTCGCGCCGGGACAAGGCGCGGTGCACGGTTACATCGATGCACAGATAGGAGAAAAGGGGACCATCGCGCTTCCCGACGCGACGGTCCGACTGCGAAGGGTGAGCGATGCGTTGATGACGGCGCCCGTCAGAACGGACGTCAAAGGCTTCTTCATCGCGCCCGGCGTTCCCTCGGGGACGTACACCACGTGCATCACCGCAGCGGGGTTCACCAGCGGGTGCTCCAACGCCCAATTCTTGGTCAAGAGCGGTAAAATCTCGAATCCGCCGCACGCGGTGTTCTCGCCCAATCGGGTGCCCGTGTACGGCCGCGTTTCACTGAGCGACAAGAGCGACGTCCGCTACGAGAATCAACTCTTTGCGACCGAGGTCGACACGTTCGTGCGCGCCTCGACACCCGGGGGCGCCTTGGTGGCGGGACCGGTCCGCGCCAATGCGCGCGGAGAATACGTCATCGGCGGGCTCCCGCCTGGGGCCAATTACCGCATCCTGGCCACCAGCGAATCGAGCAACGTGGAAAAAACGGTGGCCCTGGCGACGTCGCCGCTGAAGAACGACATGTCGTTCGGCAATCGGCGGCCGCAGGTCTCCGAGGTGAACGCGCTGCAGGGAGGGAAGGGGGTACGCCACGTCGAGGCGGGGTCGAAGGTGACGGTCACCGCGCAGGCCGGCGATCCCGATGGCGGCGCGCTGCATTACCGCTGGATCGCGCCGGGCGGGAGCTGTCCGCCCACCGATGCGCCCTCGGTGGAGTGCACGATGCCCGCGTCGCTCGGCACGCAATCGATCTTCGTGCAGGTGTCCGATGGCATTGGCGAATATGCGGTGGGCCGGGTGCGGGTGGCGGTCGGACCCGCCATTTCGCTCTTCAGCGGCACATTGGTCGATGGCGCGGCCAAAGTTCCGGGGGCGGAGGTCAAGGTCAATGGGGTGAGCGTCGTCAGCGACGCCAATGGCGCCTTCGCCGTGACCGTGCCCGAGAAGGACCGTTATGTGCTGACCATCCGCAAAGACGGCTATCAGCTCATCTCCAAGGTGTTCCTCGAGGAGCGCACGGGGGCCGTCTACAAGCTGCTCAAGGCCGACAAGACGCCCCTCGACCCGACCAAGGACAACCTGATCACCGTGATGCCCCCGCGCGACGAAACGGGCGGCCAGAGCGGCTTCAAGGCGGTGAGCTTGCTCATCAAGGCCGGCTCGATCGTGGACGAATCGGGCCATCCCGTGGTGACCCCGGCATTTGCGTTCACCTCGCGCTTCGATCACCTCTTCGACAAGTTCGACCGAATGCCCGGCGACTATGGCGCCATCGACAGCTCGGGCCAGGACGTGACCCTCACCAGCTACGGCGCCATCGAGGTGAATTTGCGCGGGCCCGCCGGCGAAAAGTACAACATCATGCCCGGCAAGCCGGCGGATCTCGAGTACGAGGTTCACGCCTCCCAGATAGGGAGCGCGCCGGCGAGCATGCCGCTTTGGTATTACAACGAAGACAAAGGGCTCTGGGAGGAGGACGGAAAAGCTACCCTGGTCGGCACGCGTTACAAAACACAGGCAAAGCACTTTTCGGCCATCAACGTGGATATCGCCAAGACCAATGCCACGTGCCTCAAGCTGGTGGTCGACCAGACCACGCTGTCCGTTCCCTTCAACATTCGTCTGACCGTCCCCGGCAGCCCTCCCGCCGTGCGCGACCGCGCGGTGACGGAAAATGTGACGGCCATCGTGCGTCTGCCGCCCAACGTGGCCGGCACGACCATCGATGTGCTCGACGGCTCGAACAACCCCATCCCCAACTCGCACCGGGTATTCAGCACGGGGAACGCCGTTGCGGCCGGGACGAACCTTTCGCTGGCCGCCCCGTACAACGATTGCATCACCCCGCCCTCGCCGCCGGTGACCCTCGGCCTGGATCTGCCGCAGGATCCCAATCCCACGTACTTGTCGTACTTGAGCAATCCCGGCGCCAACGACGCGGCGAAGGACGCCTATGCGAGCACGTACTACACGGCCATCGGCGCCGACGCGGACCTCACCGCGTGGAAGAACCGCAACGACTTTGGCGCCGGCGACGACGCCAGCGCGTTCTACTTCAACGCCGGTGATCTGGAGTTCGGGCGCAGCATGCACATGCGGCGGCGCGCGGACGGCAGCATTGCCTACTACGTGACCAACTTCAAGAACGCGGACTTGGCCTTGGGCGGCTTGTCGACCGATGTGATTGCCACCGTGGCCATGGAGTACTCGGCGTATCCATCGGTATTGCCGGGCGCACCAAAGTTCACGAAGTTCTATGTCTTCGACAAAACGGACGCGCGGGTCAACAAGGCGGAGCTCGACAACCGCGGCGACAAATACGTGCCGGGTCTGTGCATGGTTTGCCATGGCGGTACGTTCCCCGCCGATATCACCGCGGGGCCCACGCCGGGTGACGTGGCCGCGCGGTTCATCCCCTTCGATCTCAAGTCGTTCGCGTACCCCGCCATGCTCGCGCGCCCGGCGCAAGAGCAGAACTTCCGGAAGTTGAACGAGGGGGTGTACCTCCACACCAACGCCACCGACTCGCAAAAGGCGCTCATCGAAGCCTGGTATGCGCCCGGCGGCGTGAGCTCGCCCGGGGAGGTGCAGCACGATGGCATCGCGAACATTCCCTTCCTTTGGAACTCGGGGACCACGGCGGCCGACAAGAGCTTCTACTACGATGTCGTCCGCCCCTCGTGCCGGTCTTGCCACAACTCCCGAATTCCGGATTTCGATCTCGACTGGGGCTCGCCGGCGGCGATCGCCAATCGCGCGACCGGCGTGAACAACGCTGTCTGCTCGGGCGGATACATGCCCCAGGCCTTCGTCACCTGGCGCAATTTCTGGCACAGCACCACCCCGAGCCAGCCCGCCACCGTGGCGAGCTATATGACCAGCCTCGGTGTGGGCGGGGGCACCTGCACGGGGCCCTGA
- a CDS encoding discoidin domain-containing protein, with protein sequence MTNATILGPSRIKWDANHIEAEAIGRKAVRLSQTGHYVAFRTTAAANSIVVRYSIPDSPNGGGIDATLGLYVNGTRVQSLQLTSRYAWSYKGGAIGDPNVDIPGPQPHTFFDEVRLLTGDIPVGAEVKLQRDGQDSAAFYIIDLVDFENVAPPLAMPAGFRSVTEFGIQPNDGKDHGNDILNALRQTSKLWFPPGTYLAQTISGGNVGLDNPGTEVRGAGMWHTTLKGPKAMFFCVGANTKCVYGDFSVFGEAKARNEELAGPQKAFAGPLGNGSLLENLWIEHEVGAIWVGNDPPYQDAPTQNLTIRNCRIRDTYADGINLDNGTSNSLVENVHFRNTGDDAAVVWSIKWTKWVKEMTYRFGPDFIKPEARNAPDQGIGHGNTLRHLTVQMPWRANCFAAYGGYDNHFEDNICEDVLTYPGILIDNEFSSYPFSAPVTVFKNITLNRAGGPMFFEGTSNPWQHGALKLYMREGDVNDVLVENVEILEPLYSGIEFRGFGHAYAPPGERISDEYLTAADNAKYTNVTLRNIKITNAGTYGIEILDGATRGMVTFDSVSVSGSGTAPLRQGGAPASFFNRVGNNPGWEVGGGGGTDAGVPDSGSPDSGGGGGGNLALNRPISASSYTQVYVATNAVDGNPNSYWESANNAFPQSLTVDLGASKNIARIVLKLPNPNWGARTQTLSVLGSNDGSNFTTVVPSRGVTFDPATGNVATIGFGATSQRYVRLQFTANTGWPAGQVSELEVYSP encoded by the coding sequence GTGACCAACGCCACCATCCTCGGACCAAGTCGCATTAAGTGGGATGCGAACCACATCGAGGCAGAGGCCATCGGGCGCAAAGCCGTTCGCCTGTCCCAGACCGGCCACTACGTGGCATTTCGCACGACGGCGGCCGCCAACTCGATTGTCGTCCGTTACTCGATCCCCGATTCGCCCAACGGCGGCGGCATCGACGCGACCCTCGGCCTGTACGTGAACGGGACGCGCGTTCAATCGCTGCAGCTCACCTCGCGCTACGCCTGGTCGTACAAAGGAGGCGCCATCGGCGATCCGAACGTGGATATCCCCGGCCCCCAGCCCCATACCTTCTTCGACGAAGTGCGGCTGCTCACCGGCGACATCCCGGTGGGCGCCGAGGTGAAGCTGCAGCGCGACGGGCAGGACTCCGCCGCGTTCTACATCATCGACCTGGTCGACTTCGAGAACGTGGCGCCCCCGCTCGCCATGCCGGCGGGCTTTCGCTCGGTCACCGAGTTCGGCATTCAGCCGAACGACGGAAAAGACCATGGCAACGATATTTTGAACGCGCTTCGCCAGACCTCGAAGCTCTGGTTTCCGCCCGGGACCTACTTGGCGCAGACCATCTCCGGCGGCAATGTCGGTTTGGACAACCCGGGCACCGAAGTCCGCGGCGCCGGCATGTGGCACACGACCCTCAAAGGGCCGAAGGCCATGTTCTTCTGCGTCGGGGCCAACACCAAGTGCGTTTATGGCGATTTTTCCGTGTTCGGCGAGGCCAAGGCGCGCAACGAGGAGCTGGCCGGGCCGCAGAAGGCGTTCGCCGGGCCGCTCGGGAATGGCTCGCTGCTCGAGAACCTCTGGATCGAGCACGAGGTCGGCGCCATCTGGGTCGGAAACGATCCGCCGTACCAAGATGCGCCCACGCAGAACCTCACCATTCGCAACTGCCGCATTCGCGACACCTATGCCGACGGGATCAACCTCGACAATGGCACGTCGAACTCCCTGGTCGAGAACGTTCATTTTCGAAACACCGGGGACGACGCGGCCGTGGTTTGGTCCATCAAGTGGACCAAGTGGGTGAAGGAGATGACCTACCGGTTCGGTCCGGACTTCATCAAGCCGGAGGCGCGAAATGCACCGGACCAGGGTATTGGCCATGGGAACACCTTGCGCCACCTCACGGTGCAGATGCCCTGGCGCGCCAATTGTTTTGCCGCGTACGGCGGCTACGACAACCACTTCGAGGACAACATCTGCGAGGACGTGCTGACCTACCCCGGAATCCTGATCGACAACGAATTTTCCAGCTATCCTTTTAGCGCGCCCGTCACCGTCTTCAAGAACATCACCCTCAACCGAGCCGGCGGCCCGATGTTCTTCGAGGGTACGTCCAACCCCTGGCAGCACGGCGCCCTCAAGCTCTACATGCGCGAAGGCGACGTGAACGACGTCCTGGTGGAGAATGTCGAGATCCTGGAGCCGCTCTACTCGGGCATCGAGTTTCGGGGGTTCGGGCACGCGTACGCCCCGCCGGGCGAGCGCATTTCCGATGAGTATCTCACGGCCGCGGACAATGCCAAGTATACGAACGTTACGTTGCGGAACATCAAGATTACCAACGCGGGGACGTATGGCATCGAGATCCTCGACGGGGCCACGCGCGGCATGGTGACCTTCGACTCGGTGTCGGTCTCCGGCTCGGGAACGGCGCCGCTGCGGCAGGGTGGGGCGCCGGCCTCGTTCTTCAACCGGGTGGGTAACAATCCCGGTTGGGAGGTTGGCGGGGGCGGTGGCACCGACGCGGGGGTACCCGACAGCGGCTCGCCCGACAGCGGCGGCGGTGGTGGCGGGAATCTGGCGTTGAATAGGCCGATCAGCGCCAGCAGCTACACCCAAGTGTATGTGGCGACCAACGCGGTCGATGGAAACCCAAACAGCTACTGGGAGAGCGCCAACAACGCGTTTCCGCAGAGCCTGACCGTGGACCTCGGGGCGTCCAAGAACATCGCCAGGATCGTGCTCAAGCTCCCGAACCCCAATTGGGGCGCGCGAACGCAGACCTTGTCCGTCCTCGGCAGCAACGATGGTTCGAATTTCACCACCGTCGTGCCCTCGCGCGGTGTCACCTTCGATCCCGCCACCGGCAATGTGGCGACCATCGGGTTCGGCGCGACCTCACAGCGCTACGTGCGGCTCCAGTTCACCGCCAATACGGGGTGGCCGGCTGGGCAGGTGTCGGAGCTCGAAGTCTATTCCCCGTGA
- a CDS encoding type 2 lantipeptide synthetase LanM family protein translates to MAERSMTDADREWLMDAVRRAETLGERRARRPSAEPHPDDTARLRLAAWRRREPFTSDELWTSRLRSAQLTEAELLAMASPPRTGDPPLAVPIPPWAELVVRSGFLAENPAPLPPWLRIDDAGQGQAPENFLSVAAIPLLETGRDALLAYVRARSREEGGSRFDSAAVVDQLFEPLTGLTHRMLARTMALSLARARPEIPEDRGWEAFLASLATQATRRSLLSEYPILFRQIATAVLQWIDAGRLLIDRILSDWNAIAAAFGGELPLGSLVAVETGLGDRHCRGLTVACLRFSSGVRVVYKPRSLAVEAHFQDLLAWINRRGVSLPLRTLAVLERGSYGWMEFAPRIPCTEPAALHHFYRRHGFLLGVLHLLRAQDFHAENIIAAGDQPLLIDLESVLMPEMPLDDPRISGAEKFAERAARGSVLATGLLPQPSWLTVEGEAIDVSGLGQSPDVSSPVPVPRLIDIGQPTMRIALEYKSVGGVQHRPVEADQALDLRLYRDDILAGFAESYRLLLAHREELKDPSGPIAAFSGDRVRVIVRPTMLYGAVLGTAFHPDVLRDGLEREQHFDSLWREVPRIPTLSHVIESERYDLWNSDIPYFTARTNSTCLMDSREQQIPGFPMESALDGVWSQLDRLSEDGLAQQTWFLHGALGTVMAQQHRIVQRPRHSPEERDRGEPVDLLAAADRVGHRLRQLAFRVGDTAQWLGVNATQDREWSLGRLRPDLFSGLLGVSFFLAHLGALTGDERHTELARSAQNTALSQIEYDALRTDLGMSGYGGVIFALCHLARLWDRDDLLTTAERLAERVIGRIADDDEYDIITGASGAIAGLRSLYALRPSDRVRHAIARAAEHLVWHTTETPHGVGWLGKGMHRQARVPISGFSHGVGGIAWTLFEAAAILDEPRFRRTALEALRYEQHTFDPDRHAWRELRELEPYAVLENAPPLVAWCYGGCGIGLSRVLMHRHHTDARSMHEIDAAIDLVRDHGFGSSQCQCHGDYGNIELLLNAAAVLDRPDLHAEGIAWAHASARINQGAWVCGTLSEIEVPGMMTGLAGIGLGMLRAHAPSRVPSVLTFQTP, encoded by the coding sequence ATGGCAGAGCGAAGCATGACCGATGCGGATCGCGAGTGGCTGATGGACGCCGTCCGGCGTGCGGAAACATTGGGGGAACGGCGCGCTCGCAGGCCATCGGCGGAACCCCATCCCGACGACACGGCGCGACTTAGACTTGCCGCGTGGCGACGCCGCGAGCCCTTCACGAGCGACGAGCTCTGGACGAGCCGGCTCCGCAGCGCCCAATTGACCGAGGCCGAGCTGCTCGCAATGGCGTCGCCGCCGAGGACTGGAGATCCGCCCCTTGCGGTGCCGATACCGCCGTGGGCCGAGCTCGTCGTCCGAAGTGGCTTTCTCGCCGAAAACCCCGCTCCGCTGCCGCCATGGCTGCGAATCGATGATGCAGGCCAGGGTCAAGCACCCGAGAACTTTCTTTCGGTGGCGGCCATCCCGCTGCTCGAGACAGGCCGCGACGCGCTCCTGGCGTACGTTCGAGCCCGCTCGCGCGAGGAGGGGGGCTCGCGGTTCGACTCGGCCGCGGTGGTCGACCAACTCTTCGAGCCCCTTACCGGTTTGACACATCGAATGCTCGCGAGGACGATGGCCCTTTCGCTCGCCCGGGCACGCCCCGAGATCCCCGAGGATCGTGGGTGGGAGGCATTTTTGGCGAGCCTCGCCACGCAGGCGACGCGCCGTAGCTTGCTTTCGGAGTACCCCATCCTCTTTCGTCAGATTGCGACGGCCGTCCTTCAATGGATAGACGCGGGGCGGTTGCTCATCGATCGAATCCTCTCCGATTGGAATGCGATCGCCGCCGCTTTCGGGGGCGAGCTCCCGCTCGGGAGTCTGGTGGCCGTCGAGACCGGCCTCGGCGATCGGCATTGCCGAGGTCTGACCGTGGCGTGTTTGCGCTTTTCATCCGGCGTGCGCGTCGTCTACAAGCCGCGCTCATTGGCGGTCGAGGCGCACTTCCAAGATCTCTTGGCGTGGATCAATCGGCGTGGTGTGTCCCTTCCGCTGCGAACCCTGGCCGTGCTCGAGCGGGGCAGCTACGGTTGGATGGAGTTTGCACCGCGCATTCCGTGTACCGAGCCAGCGGCTTTGCATCATTTCTACCGAAGGCACGGCTTTCTCTTGGGGGTGCTCCATCTCCTGCGCGCTCAGGATTTTCACGCCGAGAACATCATCGCGGCCGGCGATCAACCCCTCTTGATCGATCTCGAATCGGTCCTCATGCCCGAAATGCCGCTGGACGATCCGCGCATTTCGGGCGCCGAAAAATTCGCGGAGCGTGCAGCGCGAGGCTCGGTCCTGGCGACGGGGCTCTTACCGCAACCCTCGTGGCTCACCGTCGAGGGAGAGGCGATCGACGTGAGCGGGCTCGGTCAGTCGCCGGACGTGAGCAGCCCCGTTCCGGTGCCGCGGTTGATCGATATCGGGCAGCCGACGATGCGCATCGCGCTCGAATACAAATCCGTCGGCGGCGTTCAGCACCGGCCGGTCGAAGCCGATCAAGCTTTGGATTTGCGTCTCTATCGTGATGATATTTTGGCGGGTTTTGCCGAATCCTACCGATTGCTGCTGGCGCATCGCGAAGAGCTGAAGGATCCGTCGGGGCCGATTGCCGCCTTCAGCGGTGATCGCGTTCGCGTGATCGTGAGGCCGACCATGCTCTATGGCGCGGTGCTCGGCACGGCCTTTCACCCCGACGTGCTTCGCGACGGGCTCGAGCGGGAGCAGCACTTCGATAGCTTGTGGCGCGAAGTGCCCCGTATCCCCACCTTGAGCCATGTGATTGAATCGGAGCGCTACGATCTTTGGAACAGCGACATTCCCTATTTCACCGCCCGAACGAACTCCACCTGCCTGATGGACTCGCGCGAGCAGCAGATCCCCGGCTTTCCGATGGAGTCCGCTCTCGATGGGGTGTGGAGCCAGCTCGATCGCCTGAGCGAAGACGGTTTGGCCCAGCAGACTTGGTTTTTGCACGGTGCGTTGGGAACCGTCATGGCGCAGCAACACCGGATCGTGCAGCGCCCTCGTCATTCTCCGGAGGAGCGCGACCGCGGCGAGCCGGTCGATTTGCTCGCGGCCGCGGATCGGGTGGGCCACCGCCTCCGGCAGCTCGCGTTTCGTGTGGGGGACACCGCCCAATGGCTGGGCGTCAATGCCACACAAGACCGCGAATGGTCGCTCGGGCGCCTTCGTCCGGATCTCTTCAGCGGTCTTCTAGGGGTTTCGTTCTTTCTCGCCCATCTCGGCGCGTTGACGGGCGACGAGCGGCATACGGAGCTCGCGCGCAGCGCGCAGAATACGGCGCTTTCGCAAATCGAGTATGACGCGCTCCGCACCGATCTCGGTATGTCGGGCTATGGTGGTGTCATCTTCGCCTTGTGCCATCTCGCCCGGCTCTGGGATCGCGACGATCTCCTGACCACGGCGGAGCGATTGGCGGAACGGGTGATCGGACGCATCGCCGATGACGACGAATACGATATCATCACGGGAGCCTCGGGGGCGATTGCTGGGTTGCGAAGCTTGTACGCTCTGAGGCCGTCCGATCGCGTCCGGCACGCCATCGCTCGCGCCGCCGAGCACCTGGTGTGGCACACGACGGAGACGCCTCACGGCGTCGGCTGGCTGGGCAAGGGCATGCACAGGCAGGCGCGGGTGCCGATTTCGGGTTTCTCCCACGGGGTGGGGGGGATCGCCTGGACGTTGTTCGAAGCCGCGGCCATCCTCGATGAGCCGCGGTTTCGGCGGACGGCCCTCGAAGCGCTGCGCTACGAGCAACATACGTTCGACCCCGATCGCCACGCGTGGCGCGAGCTGCGCGAGCTCGAGCCGTACGCGGTGCTCGAGAACGCTCCGCCGCTGGTCGCGTGGTGCTACGGTGGGTGCGGCATCGGCCTCTCGAGGGTACTCATGCACCGGCATCATACCGACGCGCGATCCATGCACGAAATCGATGCAGCGATCGACCTCGTCCGCGATCATGGCTTTGGAAGCTCGCAATGTCAATGTCACGGCGATTATGGAAATATCGAGCTTCTTCTGAACGCGGCCGCCGTGCTGGATCGTCCAGATCTGCACGCGGAAGGTATTGCCTGGGCGCATGCATCGGCCCGCATCAACCAGGGCGCCTGGGTGTGCGGCACCCTCAGTGAGATCGAGGTACCGGGAATGATGACCGGTCTGGCGGGGATTGGACTAGGAATGTTGCGGGCGCACGCTCCGAGCCGCGTGCCTTCCGTGCTCACGTTTCAAACGCCCTGA